The Candidatus Rokuibacteriota bacterium DNA segment TGGCCACGCCCGACGGCTGCGTCGACTACCTGCTCTCCAAGCTTCAGCGCTGAGGCGCCCGGAATTCTTCGATCCTGCTCCGCATCCGCTTGAGCAGCGCAGCGTAGGAGGACGTCCGGATGATGTTGTTGAACTGCGTCCGGTAGTTGGCGACGAGGCTCACGCCCTCGGCGCTGACGTCGTAGATGAGCCACCGGTCACCATGGCGGAGCATGCGGTAGGAGACTGGGATTTCCGTGTCCT contains these protein-coding regions:
- a CDS encoding ABC transporter substrate-binding protein; the encoded protein is DTEIPVSYRMLRHGDRWLIYDVSAEGVSLVANYRTQFNNIIRTSSYAALLKRMRSRIEEFRAPQR